One segment of Zhihengliuella halotolerans DNA contains the following:
- the argC gene encoding N-acetyl-gamma-glutamyl-phosphate reductase has product MTISVAVSGASGYAGGEVLRLLARHPEVQIGAITAHSNAGARLGSLQPHLFALADRELVDTTPENLAGHDVVFLALPHGASGAIAAELPGDVLVIDAGADHRLASSEAWEEFYGGDHAGTWPYGLPELPGARAELATARRIAVPGCYPTSAQLALVPGFAAGVLEPDDVVIVAASGTSGAGKSLKPHLLGSEVMGGMSPYGVGGVHRHTPEMEQGFSRAAGAPVTVSFTPTLAPMSRGILTTATARVKPGVTAEQLRAVWEDAYADEAFVHVLPEGQWPQTKAVLGTNHAALQLALDPRTGRLIVVAAIDNLTKGTAGGAVQSMNIALGFDEMTGLSFEGTAP; this is encoded by the coding sequence ATGACGATTTCAGTGGCCGTGTCAGGGGCGAGCGGGTACGCGGGCGGCGAGGTCCTGCGCCTGCTGGCCCGGCATCCCGAAGTGCAGATCGGGGCGATCACCGCCCACAGCAATGCCGGAGCGCGGCTCGGGTCGCTGCAGCCGCACCTCTTCGCGCTCGCCGACCGCGAGCTCGTCGACACCACGCCCGAGAACCTCGCCGGGCACGACGTCGTCTTCCTCGCGCTGCCGCACGGCGCCAGCGGCGCCATCGCCGCCGAACTGCCCGGCGACGTCCTCGTGATCGACGCCGGCGCCGACCACCGCCTCGCCTCCTCCGAGGCGTGGGAGGAGTTCTACGGCGGCGACCACGCCGGCACGTGGCCGTACGGCCTGCCCGAGCTGCCCGGCGCGCGCGCCGAGCTCGCCACCGCCCGCCGCATCGCCGTGCCCGGCTGCTACCCGACGAGCGCTCAGCTAGCGCTCGTGCCCGGCTTCGCCGCCGGCGTCCTGGAGCCCGACGACGTCGTGATCGTCGCCGCCTCCGGCACCTCGGGCGCGGGCAAGTCGCTCAAGCCGCACCTGCTCGGCTCCGAGGTCATGGGCGGCATGAGCCCCTACGGCGTCGGCGGCGTGCACCGCCACACCCCCGAGATGGAGCAGGGTTTCTCCCGCGCCGCGGGCGCGCCCGTGACGGTCTCCTTCACTCCGACGCTCGCGCCCATGTCCCGCGGCATCCTCACGACGGCCACGGCCCGTGTGAAGCCGGGCGTGACCGCGGAGCAGCTGCGCGCCGTCTGGGAGGACGCGTACGCGGACGAGGCGTTCGTGCACGTGCTGCCCGAGGGCCAGTGGCCGCAGACGAAGGCCGTGCTCGGAACCAACCACGCCGCCCTGCAGCTCGCCCTCGATCCGCGCACGGGCCGGCTGATCGTGGTCGCCGCGATCGACAATCTGACCAAGGGGACGGCCGGCGGCGCCGTGCAGTCCATGAACATCGCGCTGGGATTCGACGAGATGACCGGCCTGAGCTTCGAAGGGACGGCCCCGTGA
- a CDS encoding quinone oxidoreductase family protein, translating to MPYVVQAREAGGPEVLETAEIEAPRPGPGQLVVDVAAAGVNFIETYQRAGVYPVPYPFVPGSEAAGVVSAVGEGVTDFAVGDRVATAEGAATYASVMLLDAERAVRVPDGVSDLVAAAVPLQGFTAHYLVNSSYDVAEGDVVLTYAGAGGVGGILTQLLKLRGATVITTTSTPEKAALAAESGADHVVGYDDVAATVEKVTGGRGVDVVYDGIGRDTFDVSLAALRTRGTLVLFGGASGQVPPVDLQRLNAGGSLTVTRPKLGDFLLTPAERSWRAGEIYGLVASGQLDIRVGASYPLAEAGRAHADLESRATIGKLLLIP from the coding sequence ATGCCGTACGTTGTTCAGGCCCGCGAGGCCGGCGGACCCGAGGTCCTCGAGACCGCGGAGATCGAGGCGCCACGCCCCGGCCCGGGCCAACTCGTGGTCGACGTCGCCGCCGCCGGCGTGAACTTCATCGAGACCTACCAGCGCGCCGGGGTCTACCCGGTCCCGTACCCGTTCGTGCCCGGCTCCGAGGCGGCCGGCGTCGTCTCGGCCGTCGGCGAGGGCGTGACGGACTTCGCCGTCGGCGACCGGGTCGCGACCGCCGAGGGCGCGGCGACGTACGCCTCCGTGATGCTGCTCGACGCCGAACGGGCCGTGCGCGTGCCGGACGGAGTGTCCGACCTCGTCGCGGCGGCCGTCCCCCTGCAGGGCTTCACCGCCCACTACCTCGTGAACTCGAGCTACGACGTCGCCGAAGGCGACGTGGTCCTGACCTATGCGGGCGCCGGCGGCGTCGGCGGCATTCTCACGCAGCTGCTCAAGCTGCGCGGCGCCACCGTCATCACGACCACCTCCACGCCGGAGAAGGCGGCGCTGGCCGCCGAGTCCGGAGCGGACCACGTCGTCGGGTACGACGACGTCGCAGCCACGGTGGAGAAGGTCACCGGCGGGCGCGGGGTCGACGTGGTCTACGACGGCATCGGCCGCGACACGTTCGACGTCTCGCTCGCCGCGCTGCGCACGCGCGGCACGCTCGTGCTCTTCGGCGGCGCCTCCGGACAGGTGCCGCCCGTCGACCTGCAGCGCCTCAACGCGGGCGGCTCGCTCACCGTGACCCGGCCGAAGCTCGGCGATTTCCTGCTCACGCCCGCGGAGCGTTCGTGGCGGGCCGGCGAGATCTACGGGCTCGTCGCGAGCGGGCAGCTGGACATCCGCGTCGGGGCCTCGTACCCGCTCGCCGAGGCCGGCCGCGCGCACGCCGATCTGGAGTCCCGCGCGACGATCGGCAAGCTTCTGCTCATCCCTTAA
- the argJ gene encoding bifunctional glutamate N-acetyltransferase/amino-acid acetyltransferase ArgJ → MSQSPSTSTADSGPFGVTAPAGFRAAGVPAGLKSTGARDVAVVVNDGPKKAAAAVFTSNRVAAAPVHWSRQVVSDGRADVVVLNSGGANACTGPEGFGNTHRTAEHVADALGVSAADTIVCSTGLIGVQLPMDKLIPGVDAAVAALGAGGENDGGAAAAAAIMTTDSVSKQSGFAGTGYSIGAMAKGAGMLAPGLATMLVVITTDADVEPAALDAALREATRVSFDRTDSDGCMSTNDTVVLMASGASGTAPEPAEFSAGLTAVCTDLAKQLITDAEGAGHDIAIRTFNAASEADAELVGRAVARSNLFKTAIFGQDPNWGRILSAVGTTSAAFEPDRLNVTINGVTVCRGGGVGDDRDLVDLTGRDVSVEIDLDAGAAEATIWTNDLTHEYVHENSAYSS, encoded by the coding sequence ATGAGCCAGTCACCCAGCACCTCCACCGCGGATTCCGGCCCGTTCGGGGTCACCGCCCCGGCCGGCTTCCGGGCGGCCGGCGTACCCGCCGGCCTGAAGTCGACGGGCGCGCGCGACGTCGCCGTCGTCGTCAACGACGGCCCGAAGAAGGCGGCCGCGGCCGTCTTCACGTCCAACCGTGTCGCCGCCGCGCCCGTGCACTGGTCGCGCCAGGTCGTCTCCGACGGCCGCGCCGACGTCGTCGTGCTCAACTCCGGCGGCGCCAATGCGTGCACCGGCCCGGAGGGCTTCGGCAACACGCACCGCACGGCCGAGCACGTCGCCGACGCGCTCGGGGTCAGTGCCGCCGACACGATCGTCTGCTCGACCGGCCTGATCGGCGTACAGCTGCCCATGGACAAGCTGATTCCGGGCGTCGACGCGGCGGTCGCCGCCCTCGGCGCGGGCGGCGAGAACGACGGCGGCGCCGCAGCCGCCGCGGCCATCATGACCACCGACTCGGTCTCCAAGCAGTCCGGCTTCGCCGGCACCGGCTACAGCATCGGCGCCATGGCCAAGGGAGCCGGCATGCTCGCACCCGGGCTCGCGACGATGCTCGTCGTGATCACCACCGACGCCGACGTCGAACCGGCCGCGTTGGACGCCGCCCTGCGCGAGGCGACCCGCGTGAGCTTCGACCGCACCGATTCGGACGGCTGCATGTCGACCAACGACACGGTCGTCCTGATGGCGTCGGGCGCGTCCGGCACGGCTCCGGAGCCGGCCGAGTTCTCTGCCGGGTTGACCGCGGTCTGCACGGACTTGGCGAAGCAGCTCATCACCGACGCCGAGGGCGCCGGCCACGACATCGCGATCCGCACATTCAACGCCGCCTCCGAGGCCGACGCCGAGCTCGTCGGCCGCGCGGTCGCCCGCTCGAACCTGTTCAAGACCGCGATCTTCGGCCAGGACCCGAACTGGGGCCGCATCCTCTCCGCGGTCGGCACGACGTCGGCCGCGTTCGAGCCGGACCGGCTCAACGTCACGATCAACGGTGTCACGGTGTGCCGTGGCGGCGGGGTCGGCGACGACCGCGACCTCGTCGACCTGACCGGGCGCGACGTGAGCGTCGAGATCGACCTTGATGCCGGAGCCGCCGAGGCGACGATCTGGACCAACGACCTCACGCACGAGTACGTGCACGAGAACTCGGCCTACAGCAGTTAA
- the argB gene encoding acetylglutamate kinase, which translates to MEAPSPHQHQTAQRKAEALIEALPWIQRFAGTTMVIKYGGNAMVNEDLRRAFAEDIVFLHHAGIHPVVVHGGGPQISRMLDKLGIESEFRGGLRVTTPEAMDIVRMVLTGQVQRELVGLINSHGRYAVGLSGEDGALLRAARTGTVVDGQEVDLGLVGEVTGVEPEQIEDLIAAGRIPVISSIAPEFVGSEPTGAVLNVNADTAAASLAAELGASRFVVLTDVEGLYSNWPDQTSLISSLTASELRGLLPKLESGMIPKMEACLAAVDAGVGRAAIVDGRQPHSMLLEVFTTAGIGTQVVPDTEVLP; encoded by the coding sequence ATGGAAGCTCCTTCCCCCCACCAGCACCAGACGGCGCAGCGCAAGGCCGAGGCGCTCATCGAGGCCCTGCCGTGGATCCAGCGCTTCGCCGGGACCACGATGGTGATCAAATACGGCGGCAACGCGATGGTCAACGAGGACCTGCGCCGGGCCTTCGCCGAGGACATCGTCTTCCTGCACCACGCGGGCATCCACCCCGTCGTCGTGCACGGCGGCGGCCCGCAGATCAGCCGCATGCTCGACAAGCTCGGCATCGAGTCCGAGTTCCGCGGCGGGCTGCGCGTGACGACCCCGGAGGCGATGGACATCGTCCGGATGGTCCTGACCGGTCAGGTCCAGCGCGAGCTCGTCGGCCTGATCAACTCGCACGGACGCTACGCCGTCGGCCTCTCCGGCGAGGACGGCGCGCTGCTGCGCGCGGCCCGCACGGGCACGGTCGTCGACGGCCAGGAGGTCGACCTCGGACTGGTCGGCGAGGTCACCGGCGTCGAGCCGGAGCAGATCGAGGACCTGATCGCCGCCGGGCGCATCCCGGTCATCTCCTCAATCGCCCCCGAGTTCGTCGGCTCCGAGCCGACCGGCGCGGTGCTCAACGTCAACGCGGACACCGCGGCGGCCTCGCTCGCCGCCGAGCTCGGCGCCTCCCGCTTCGTCGTGCTCACCGACGTCGAGGGGCTCTACTCGAACTGGCCCGATCAGACCTCCCTCATCTCGTCGTTGACCGCCTCCGAGCTGCGCGGCCTGCTGCCCAAGCTGGAGTCCGGCATGATCCCCAAGATGGAGGCCTGCCTGGCCGCCGTCGACGCGGGCGTCGGCCGGGCGGCGATCGTCGACGGTCGGCAGCCGCACTCGATGCTGCTCGAGGTCTTCACGACCGCCGGCATCGGCACGCAGGTCGTCCCCGACACGGAGGTGCTCCCATGA